The region TTTCGCTCCTCTATCTTAAGGCCAATATCTTTAGCAATCTTTAAAAGTCTCATGCGGCGAATTCCTGGCAAAATTTCATTTGAAAGTGGTTTGGTTATGAGTGTTTTATCCTTGATAATAAAAGCACTTGAGCTACAGCCCTCTGTAACAAAGCCATTTTCCACCATAAAGCCCTCATCTGCACCTTTTTTGTGAGCTTCATTTTTAGCGTAGCACTGAGCCAGAAGTGAGATAGACTTGATGTCACGCCTTTTCCACCTGATATCCTCGACACTCACGACTTTTATGCCAGTTTTTGCAGCAGGATTGTTTAAAATTTCACTCTCATAGCAAAAGATAAAGACACTTGGTGTTAAATTTTCTATGAAATAGAAATTTCTAAACGCCACGCCTCTTGTTACTTGCATGTAAATTCCGCCCTCTTTTAAGGCGTTTTTAGCGATTATCTCGTTTAAAATCGCTTCAAATTTTTCCTTTTCGTAGGGTAAGCTTATATCTATCTCGTTTAAGCTTCTTTCAAATCTTGACCAAAATCCATCTTTATCAACCATTTTTGAATTTATCACAGGCACAACCTCATAAATTCCATCACCAAATATAAATCCTCTATCAAAAGCACTAACTTTTGCCTCGTCTTTTTGCAAAAATTCTCCATTTAAAAAGACGGTTTGTAAAGCTTGATCTGCCATTTTTAGCTCCTTAAATTTTGGGCAAATTGTATCTAATTTTGTTTGAATTTATAGATTCTTAGATATAATGAGCCAAAATTTCAAAGGTAAAAAGTCTATAAAAAATGCAAGAAACTTTAAAAGATAGAATCATAAAAAACGTTTTTTTTGTTTCAAAACAGCCAGTCTTATTTAGGGATCTACTTGAAGCAAATACCCTTTTTAACGAAGGTATGCTAATAGATGGAGCAAAGCTAAATTTTAGATTTAACCATATTAAGCTCTATCAGATTTACGCACTTATCTGTTTTGTCATTTTATTTCCATTGTTAATCATCACGCATCATTTTTTAGCAAAAACTGATGCACACATATCGATAATAGCGACTGCTGTCGTTACTTCGGCCGTTTTCATTGGCTTTGATATGTTTAAAGTTTGGGCAAGAAGAGAGATAAGTCACGATCTTATCAAGAAAGCTTGGAGTGTGCATTTTCCTTATTTTAGCTATGAAAAATACTCAAGCAAGGTCGAAGAAATTTATAATACTGCTATAAAAAATGACATATCAAAAAAAGATTTAGAACAATATATATATGAAAAGCTAATCTCTCAAAAAGAAAGTAATTAGCAAGTTAAAATAGGCTTTTTTATTGAGCTAATTTTATTTTTGTGCAGTTATATACAAAATGGCTATATTATTTGCCAATATAATTGAATCGCAAAAATTTAGATGAGAATAAATAAAGCTTTAAATGTTTCGTTATTTCCATTGGCGCTCTTGCATATTGTTTAAAATTTGATTTTTATAACGTAAATTTTCAAGCTTTATATTAAGAGCTCTATTTTCCTCTAAAAGCATATCTCGCTTACCGCTAATTTCCGCTATATCTCTACTTATATAATAAATTTGATTTGCTATGTAAATTTTTGGCAAAAATATAGCTAGAGCTATAAAAACAGCTAAATAGACCATCACTAATGTCTTAAAGCTTAAATTTACCTCACGTTTTTGCTCCTCGTCGTGAAGCGTTAGTAGCTCTTCTTTTTCTTGCATTTTTATCCCTTTATCTTAAAAACCCGCAGTTTTGCGCTCTTGCTTCGTGAGTTTACCTTTAACTCATTTTGGCTTGCTGTTAGTGGCTTTTTGGTTAAAATTTCTCCTAGTTCGTGATTGTTTCCGCATTCACATCTATAGACGCCAGGTAGGCAGATACAGCTATTTGCCCATTTTTTAAAGCGCTCTTTTACGATCCTATCTTCAAGCGAGTGAAACGTAATAATTGCCACAAGACAATCTTTAAACCCACATTTTTCTATACTATCAAGTAAATTTGTTAGCTCATCTAGCTCACCATTTACCTCTATCCTGATGGCTTGAAAGGCAAGTATTGCAGGGCTAACTCCGCGCCCTTTTATCTGGGCTGTACCTATTAAATTTGCAAGCTCTTTTGCACTCGTTATCTTGCCTAAATTTCTAGCATTTATAATCTTGTTTGTAATCCCAACAGCATTTTTTAGCTCGCCATAATCTCTAAAAATTCTAACCAACTCATCAAAAGAGTATCCATTTACAACGTCATATGCGCTAAAATTTCGCTCTTTATCCATGCGCATATCAAGCGTGCTTGAGCCAAGACTAAAACCCCTATCATCTTTATCTATCTGAAGTGAGCTAACACCGATGTCAGCCAAAATTCCTCTAACATTTAAAATTTCTTCTTGACTTAGCTTGCTAGTCAATTCAGAGAAGTTACTTTTATAAATTTTAACCCTACTACCAAATGGCTCAAGTTTTTTTAGTGAAAAATTTATAGCTTCATTATCTCTATCACAGGCAATTAAATTTAAATTTTTATTTTGAGATAAAATGGCGCTAGAATGCCCAGCATATCCAAGCGTGCAATCTATAAAATTTCCATTTAAATTTTTAAAAAAAGATAGAACTTCATCAAGTAAAACACTGATATGTGGACTTTGCAACGCTGCCTCTTTATAGTAAATAGTGTGGAAAATTTATCGAAATTTTACTTAAAAAGCTATCATTACACAAAATTTTACATAAATTTTAAGATAGCTTAAATATAATCGCTTAAACGCAGGAGAAAAAATGGAGCTAGAACACTCAATAAATGAGATAAAAACGATATCACTTTCTATGTTTAGAAAGAATTTTTTTGGCGTCTTTCACGGCTCGATTTCGGCAAGAGTCGAAAAAAATCAATTTATAATCAATAAACAAAATGCCATTTTTGATAATTTAAAAGATGATGATTTGACACTTCTTTTATCAAAAAAAGACTATCGTTGGAATGAAGCTAGTCTTGATGCTGATATACACTTAAATATTTATAAAAATATAAATGAGGCAAGATTTGTTTGCTACGCGATGCCACCATACGCAACTGCCTACGCAATGAAACATGAAAAAATAGTACCGAAAGATTATTTTGGGTATATGAGATTTAATGAAATTTTAGTCTATGATCCAAAACAATATGACGACTGGTATGAGCGTGCAGAAACTGAAATTTATAGATATATGGTTGAAAAAAATACAAACATTATTATCGTTAAAGGATATGGCATTTACGCATACAGTAGAAGCCCTCAGCTTCTTGCAAAAGAGATAGCTTTGCTAGAAAATAGCTGCAAATTGCTTCATTTAACTAGTGGTTATAGCGATTATAGTATTTAAAAATTTTGCTAACAATACTAAAAAATTGTTAGCAAAATTCTTCACAAAGGTATTTTTAAAGCCCCTATTTTAAGCTTATTTAAGGCAATTTTATATAATATATCATACAAATTTCGTTAGTCTTTTAAAGGAAAATTTAATGTTGTCTTGGATGCAAAAACATAAAAAATACCTAGTTGTTACCATTTGGGTAAGTACAATAGCCTTTGTTGGAGCAGGCTTTGTAGGCTGGGGAGCATATGATTTAAACAGCAATCGAGCTACTTCGGTAGCAAAAGTAGGACACAGAAATATAAGCATTCAAGAACTGCAACAAAAATACGATAGTTTATATCAATACTATAATAATCTTTTTGATGGTAAATTAACGCAAGAAAAGGCCAATGAGTTAGGTTTACAAAATGCCGCACTTCAGGCTACAATTCAAGAGAATTTACTATTAAATTTTGCAGACGATATAGGTCTTAGTGTTAGTAAAGATGATATTTTAAAATATATAATCGCTGATCCAACATTTCAAAAAGATGGTACTTTTGATAAAAATTTATACTACGATATTTTAAGAAGAGCTAGAATAAATCCAACTGATTTTGAAGAAAATTTAAAACTAACAATACTACTTGATAAACTTAGAACTATTTTAAATTTACCAGCCAACAAAGAAGACATTGCAATGATGGAAGCAAGCTTTTTTATGCAAGACAAATTAGCAATACAGATAATAAATGCTAATCAAAGTGATATAAAAATAGATGAAAAAGAGCTAAAGGACCTTTGGGAAACAAATAAAAACAACTATATGACAAAGACTATATACGGTCTAGAAACATACTTTATAGAGTCAAATAAAAATGATGTAAATCAAACTACTTTGAGTGACTACTATAACGAAAATAAGGAGAGATACAAAGGCTCTGATGATAAAATCAAATCATTTGACGAAGTAAAGACTGAAGTTATCAAAGACTACAATATCGAGAAAAGCAAGACTGATGCTTTAAAAAAATATACCTCTATCAAAAAAGCTGAGCTTGCAACAAATGATTTTGTTAGTATAAATGAAGATAATGCAACATTCTCACTTGATGAAATAAAAGGGGCAAAAGTTGGTGAGGTTATAAAACCATTTACATATAAAGATGGATATTTAATAGTTAGAGTAAAAAGTATAACTCCTCCACAACCTATGAGTTTTGAACAAGCAAGAGCAATGGTACTTGAAATTTACAAAGATAAAAAGAAAAAAGAAAACTTAACAACCATAGCAAAAGAGTCTTTACAAAATTTCAAAGGTACTGATATAGGCTTTATCAGTAGAGATATAAATAGCTCTATCTCAGGACTAAATGAAAGTGAAACTAGAGCTTTTGTTTCTCAACTTTTTGAAACTAACAATAAAAAAGATTATGTTATATTAGAAGATAAGGCCGTTATATACGATATTTTGGAACAAAGGTTGCTTGTAGATAATATAGATAATAACTATAAGCAAATAACACAGCAAAACGTTACAATGCTTAAAAATAATGAGTTAATAAAAGATTTAACAAACAAACTTAAAAAATACTATGAAATTAAAGAATATATCAAAAGGTAATTTATCTTGAGTACAAAAATTTTAGGTATAGATATCGGCTCTTTCCAGATTTGTGCAGTAATAGCACAACATGATGAAAATGGTATTAAGATAATTGGAATTGGAACTGAAAAAACACAAGGAATAAGAAAAGGTGTTATAACTAATATTGAACAAGCTGCAAAGTCGATAAAAAATGCATTAATAGAAGCACAAAGAGTTGCAGGAACACGCTATGAAAAAGTCATAGTTTCTATTTCTGGTGCGTATACGAAAAGCGTTGACAGTAGTGGTGTAGTGAATATACCAAATCATGAAATAGGTATAAAAGAGATCGAACGTGCTATGCAAATGGCCGATCATACAGCTGATATACCTCATGAATATGAAAAATTACATGTTCTTCCTTATAATTTTAAAGTAGATGGACAAGAACATATCGAAGATCCAATAGGCATGAATGGTAGCAGGCTAGAAGTTCAAACACATATTGTTACAGTACAAAAGTCATCTATTAGCAACCTAAGAAAAGCCGTAAATTTAGCAGGTGTTCAACTAGATAACATAGTCCTTTCAGGATATGCTTCTGCGATAGCAACATTAACAAAAGATGAGAAAGAACTTGGTGCTGCACTTGTTGATATGGGTGGCGCTACTTGTAATCTTGTAGTACATTCTGGAAATTCTATAAGATACAATGAATTTTTACCTGTTGGCTCAGCAAATATTACAAATGATCTTTCTATGGCTCTGCATACACCTCTTCCAAAGGCAGAAGAGATAAAATTAGGCTATGGTACTTTAATAAATAAGTCAGTTGATCTAATAGAGCTTCCGATCCTTGGAGATGAAACAAAAAGTCATGAAGTTTCACTAGACATAATATCAAATGTTATATATGCCAGAGCAGAAGAAACCCTTATGGTACTTGCTAAGATGCTAGAAGATAGTGGCTATAAAGATAGCATTGGTGCTGGAATAATACTTACTGGCGGTATGACTAAGCTAGAAGGTATTAGAGATCTTGCATCTGCGATATTTGACAAAATGCCAGTTCGTATAGCAAAACCAAAAGAAATGGATGGATTATTTGAAATTTTAAGAGATCCAGCAAATTCTTGTGCTATAGGGCTTTGTTTGTATGGTGCTGGCAACTTTAGCCCATACGAAATTGATTCTGAGAAAAAAATGAGATACCAAGGGGAAATAGCCTCAAAACCGAAAGCAAATTTTAGAAATGTTTTTGTAGAAGAAGAAAACGTACAAAATTTTAGACAAGAGGTGCAGGATCCAAATGAAAAAGAGGATAGTTTTTCTGATAAAGATTTTGAATTAGAGATAGCAGATAAATCAAAAAATAAAGAAGAGCTTGCCAATATTGCAGATATTAGCAAACAAGAAAAAAAGCCAAATGCTTTTGCAAAATTTTGGTATAGTATTACACAATTATTTTAAGGAGAATTTCAAAAATGAGTAGCTTCACAGTAGAAGAAAATAAAAGCATCTATGGTGCAAAGATAAAGGTCGTAGGTGTAGGTGGAGGTGGTGGCAATATGGTCAACCACATAATAAGAGTTAATCCAAATTTAAATATAGATCTTATTGTTGCCAATACAGATGCTAAGGCCCTTGAAAATTCTCTTGCACATACGAAAATTCAACTAGGTGAGAAAACAACAAAAGGTCTAGGTGCAGGCATGAGACCTGAAATAGGAAAAGCTGCTGCTGAAGAGAGCTATGATGAAGTAAAAAGTGCACTTGAGACATCAGATATAGTTTTCATTGGTACAGGACTTGGTGGTGGGACTGGCACAGGTGCAGCTCCAGTAGTTGCTCAAGCTGCAAAAGATATTGGTGCACTAACAGTTGCAGTTGTTACTATGCCTTTTATGTTTGAAGGAAAAAAACGTAGAAAACTGGCTGATTGTGGCCTTGAAGAGCTCAGGAAAGAAAGCGATTCTATTGTTGTTATTCCAAACGATAAGCTCCTAACATTAATTGATAAAAATGCTGGCATAAAAGAAAGCTTTGAAATGGTCGATGAAGTACTTGCAAGAGCCGTTAATGGCATGAGTACGATCGTGCTTGATTCAGGAAAAAGCGACATAAATCTAGACTTTGCGGATGTTAGAACGATTATGAGCCATAGAGGACTAGCTTTAATGGGTGTTGGTGAAGCAAGTGGCGAAGATGCAGCGCAAGAAGCTATAAAAAATGCTATACAATCACCGCTTCTTGATAACATGACAATAAATGGTGCATTTGGTATTTTAGTTCATTTTAGAATAAGCCCTAGTTGCCCACTAGCTGATATCAATAATGCGATGAGTATTATTCATGAGGCAGCAGATGAAGATGCTGAAATTATATTTGGTACAACAACTGATGATAAAATAGAAGACAATAAAGTTGAAGTTACAATAATAGCAACAGGTTTTCAAAGCTCACAAAAAGAAGCTGAAAAAAAAGATGAAGCACAAACTTCCAATGCAAGCGATATCATAAAAAAAGAGCGTATATTAAGACTTAAAAAAGTTAGTGGTGGATATGATGAAGACTATATGTCACAGCTTGATGTACCATCATTTATGCGCCATCAAATGGACTAATAAAGAAAAACAAACTCCTTAAAATTTCTAGAGAGCTTTTGCTCTCTAGCTTATTAAAAATTTACAAACCTTTAAATCCAAAAACTTAAAAATTAAACTCCAAGTTGTGCTTTTACAAAATCGCTTGCCATTTGTATATTCCACTCAGGCTCCCAAACAAGGTCGATCTCACACTCTTTGACACCTTCTATATCAAGCACAGCAGTCTCTACCCAGCCAAGTATCATTTCGTGCAGTGGGCAAGATTTAGTTGAAAGTGTCATAGTAACTTTTGCTTTGCCATTTTCATCGCAGCTAGCATCATATATAAGCCCGAGCGAAACGATATCAAAGCCAACTTCTGGATCAACGATATTTGACAGTGCGTTATAAATTTTTTCTTTCATTTTTTATCCTTTAAAACCAGTAAATCTAAAAATATTTATTATATTTATCGATAGCAAAACTATACTAAGAGCTATAAAAATCATACCTGCTTGCACTAAAATTTCTAGTTCAAAGCAAGTTGAGAGAATATAGCAAAGAAGTGAGATAGTATTAAAAGCTATACCAAAATAAGCTATCTTTTTTAGTATCATGGCATCAAGAAGTGGCACTTTTACCTTTCCAACAAAAGGTGCTACGTAGTGATACCATATTAGAAATGGTGCGATCTTGTAAAGATGAGCTACGATAAAAGCAAATAAAAAGCCATATATTAAAAAATATGCAGCTAAATTTAATTTGTCTAAAGCTATAAAAACAGCAGCACCAAGCAAAGCCACCAACGAAAGCACTATATTTACATTCCAGTAATCATACGCCTTTCTAACGCGTTTTTTTAAAATATAAAGTGCTTGAACTATAAAAAGTAAAGCCGCCACACATATTGACAAAATAGACAAATTTTCATTAAAAGCTAGTAAGATACCACCCAAAACATAGCATGCTAGTGAGGCTTTACTAAGTGTAAATTTTAGATCATGAGCTAGTGCAAACATAGGCAAGAGTACACTAGCAGCTCCAAGTATCACAAGAAACACAAAACCTAGCACAAAATAAACGTGAAATTTTAGTGTCATCTCAAAATCAAGCATCAGCGTGCCACTAAGTATCATCAGCAAGCAAAAACCAAGCGTTATTCCAATTAGCAAAAAGATAGCTGAAACAAAAAGTGCAAAGGCCGCAAAGCTCTTTTTTTCATTATCCATGAAGCTTAATGCGTAAGTCGTAGCAAAAAAAGCAAGCGAGCAAAAAAGCAAAACTCCACTAATTTGTAAAATTTTAGCCTCAGCAAATAACATCCCGTAGCACATGCCCAGCAACGATAGACAAAAAATAACCAAATTTAAAATAGCACCTTTTGCTGTAAAAAACGGCTTTTCTAAGATGACTGAAGTTAGCTGATAGAGTGCTCCGATAATAATACTCATAACAAAGCCAACAAAAAATATATGCAAAAAACCAGCTGTATTTAGTGAGCTAATCGCATCAAAATCTGCATAAAAGAATGCCGGCACACTTAATGCCAAAAACAAAATTCCAGCAATAAAATATCCACCAACTAACTTAAATGGTGGTGCGTAAGTATTTAAAAGCATCTTAGTGACAAAGACTCGTATCTACGTCTTCTATATTTGCGCCGTCTTTTAGGCTAAAAATCATCTTTACAGCCCCACCATCTATATCTTCACGCTCTATATCAAAGCTCTTATCTATCTTTGGTATAAGACCAGCTGGAAATTTATGATTTAGCATCATAATTTTTGTATTTTTATCAGCAAATTTAATAGCGATTAATGCATTGACCATTGGCTCTGGCGGTACGCAAGGACGTGAGTCAAAGCCAACAAAATTTACGCCATTTTCATTAAATTTATAAAATGGCACGGTTGCACCATCGACACTAAACTGCTCCGCATTTTTGAAAAAATCGCTCATTTTTTCTCCTTTTAATTTTGGAGAATTATACTCTGATTAAACTTTTTAAACTATTGATTTGCTTCAACAAAAGCTATTTTACGTAAGGTATAAATTCCTCGTATCCAAGTCTAGCCATATCTTCAAGCGGTATAAATTTAAGGCTAGCACCATTTATGCAATATCTTAGCCCGCCCTTATCGCTTGGGCCATCATCAAAAACATGCCCGAGGTGCGCGTCACTATTTTGCGACTTAACTTCGACCCTTTTCATCATAAACGAGTTGTCCTCCTTATACGAAAGAGCTGTTGTCGTGATAGGCTTTGTAAAGCTTGGCCAGCCACATCCTGCATCAAATTTATCTGCACTTGAGAAAAGTGGCTTTCCACTCGTTATATCTACATAAATGCCTTTTTGATCAAATTTATCATACTCACTGCTAAATGGCCTCTCAGTCGCTGCTTCTTGCGTCACGGCATACTGCTCGCTACTTAAATTTTTCTTTAACTCATCTTTACTAAGTGGCTTAAATTTCGCCTCATCGTAAAGCGGTTTATCAGCTAAACCTAGATCGATATGACAGTATCCAAAAGGATTTTTATCAAGATAGTCTTGATGATACTCCTCACCTAAGACGAAATTTTTAAGTGGCGCTACCTCAACCACGATCTTATCTTTAAATTTCTTTTGCTCTATTTTCATAAAGCTCTCTATCGTTGGCAGATCACTTTCGCTCACATAGTAAATTCCGCTTCTATACTGCCTACCGACGTCATTGCCTTGTTTATTTAATGAGGTCGGGTCGATCACTCTAAAAAAATGAGCCAAAATTTCAGCCAAAGCGACTCTATTTTCGTCGTATTTTACATAAAGTGTCTCAGTATGATCGCTCTCATGAAGCTCGCGGTAGCTAGTATTTTCGCTCTTGCCATTTGCATAGCCTACCTTTGTATCCACTACGCCAAATATCTTTTTAAAATATCCCTGCATACCCCAAAAGCAACCGCCTGCTAGATAAATTTCTTTTAAATTTTGCCCTGCCATCGTCTGCTCCTTTATAGGCTCATCTTTTGCCATCAAATTTAGACCAAAAAACACTGCCGCCATTAAGATAAATTTTAAGATCTTTTTCATTCTATCTCCTTTCATTTTTGAAAGATTATACGAAAATTAAAGTTATAAAGTGTGAAGAAAGGGGCAAGCGCCCCTAAATTTTAGTGTAAAAAGTGTCTAACGCCAGTAAAGTATAGCGACATGCCATGCTCATCAGCAGCCTCTATCACCTCATCATCTCTAATGCTGCCGCCTGGCTCGATGACACATTTTACGCCGACCTTACTAGCGATATCGATACTATCTCTAAACGGAAAGAACGCCTCACTTGCAAGTACGCAACCGCTTAGATCGATCTTTAGCTCTTTTGCCTTTGCCACGGCTGCACGAGCAGCATCAACGCGGCTTGTCATACCCATGCCAATAGCTACCATTGCGCCATCTTTTACATAAACTACGCAGTTGCTCTTCGTTAGCGCAGCCACTTTCCACGCGATCTGAGCATCCTTTAGCTCGCTACCAGTTGCAAATTTCTTGCTCATTTGCTTCATATTTTCAAGCTCTTCGTCTTTTACATAGTCTCTTTCTTGAAATACAAATCCACCATCAACGTGCTTAAAGTCAAATTTATCATTTGAGCGAACTAAAAATTTATTGTCTTGAGTGAAAATTTTGATACGTTTTTTACTCTCAAATACTTTAAGCGCTGCTTCATCAACATTTGCAGCGATGATTACTTCAACGTAAATTTCATTTATCTTTTTAGCTAGCTCCTCATCAAGCGTACCATTTATCGCTACCACACCGCCATATGCTGATATCGGATCACATTTAAGCGCTGCCACGTAGCTTTCAAGCAAATTATCTTTTACTGCAAAGCCGCAAGGGTTAGCATGCTTGATGATAGCCACAGCTGGCGCGTCATCAAAGCTAGTTGCAAGCATCAATGCGCCGTTTATATCGGTCATATTATTAAAACTAGCCTCGCCTTTTAAGGCTCTAAAGTTGTTTGTAAAGAAATAATCAAACTCATAAAGTGCCCCTTTTTGGTGTGGATTTTCGCCGTATCTCGTGTCAAAAACCTTGCTTCCCACGATAAATCTAGCATCACCAAAACCGCTGTTAAATCTATCGTTCATATAGTTTGCAATCGTGCTGTCGTAAGCTGCTGTGTGCTCGAATGCCTTTATCATCAGCGATCTTCTAAACTCAAAATCATCACTTTTTTCTCTTAGGCGCTTTAAAATTTCATCATAATCAAGCACGTTTGTGACAATTAGCACATCTTTAAAATTTTTAGCCGCACTTCTTACCATAGCTGGGCCGCCGATGTCGATATTTTCGATGATTTCAGCAAAGTCATCTGTCCTAATCGTAGTCTCTTTAAACGGATATAAATTTACACAAACCAGGTCGATACCCTCGATGCCGTACTCCTTTGCCTGAGCCATGTGCGTAGCGTCGTCACGTTTGTGTAGGATGCCGCCATGTATCTTTGGATGAAGGGTCTTTACCCTGCCCTCAAACATCTCAGGTGACGCCGTAAATTCGCTAACTTCAGTCGCTTTGACACCATTTTCTTTTAAAAGCTTAAATGTACCGCCAGTTGAAAGTATCTGCCAGCCAAGCTCTTCTAGCCCCTTTGCAAACTCTACAATGCCCTCTTTATCGCTAACGCTAAGCAACGCTCTCATTTTTTCTCCTTTATTAAATTTTTTATCTTTTTGTTAAACACATACCTTTTACAAGCAAAAGCTGCCCCATTTTTATATCCTTTGCGATATTCTTTATCGATAAGGCTTCTAGCGTAACCATAACATTTGTAGCTACATCTATATAATAGTCTTTTCTCTCTATAAAGTTTTCACGCTTTTGACCAACAATATCAACGCTAAAGGCATAGCTTGAAATTTGATTGCCATCAAAATAACGTGCATCTAATACGCTTAAATTTACAGGTTCCTCTTTCTCAAGCGCCTCGCATATCGGCTTTTTCGAGCTAAATTTCATCACCTTTATGCCGCGATCATACGAAAAGATATACTCACTAATTTCATTTAATTTTTTTACTTGAACTGACATAA is a window of Campylobacter concisus DNA encoding:
- a CDS encoding peptidylprolyl isomerase, whose translation is MLSWMQKHKKYLVVTIWVSTIAFVGAGFVGWGAYDLNSNRATSVAKVGHRNISIQELQQKYDSLYQYYNNLFDGKLTQEKANELGLQNAALQATIQENLLLNFADDIGLSVSKDDILKYIIADPTFQKDGTFDKNLYYDILRRARINPTDFEENLKLTILLDKLRTILNLPANKEDIAMMEASFFMQDKLAIQIINANQSDIKIDEKELKDLWETNKNNYMTKTIYGLETYFIESNKNDVNQTTLSDYYNENKERYKGSDDKIKSFDEVKTEVIKDYNIEKSKTDALKKYTSIKKAELATNDFVSINEDNATFSLDEIKGAKVGEVIKPFTYKDGYLIVRVKSITPPQPMSFEQARAMVLEIYKDKKKKENLTTIAKESLQNFKGTDIGFISRDINSSISGLNESETRAFVSQLFETNNKKDYVILEDKAVIYDILEQRLLVDNIDNNYKQITQQNVTMLKNNELIKDLTNKLKKYYEIKEYIKR
- a CDS encoding metal-sulfur cluster assembly factor — protein: MKEKIYNALSNIVDPEVGFDIVSLGLIYDASCDENGKAKVTMTLSTKSCPLHEMILGWVETAVLDIEGVKECEIDLVWEPEWNIQMASDFVKAQLGV
- the rsmH gene encoding 16S rRNA (cytosine(1402)-N(4))-methyltransferase RsmH, encoding MQSPHISVLLDEVLSFFKNLNGNFIDCTLGYAGHSSAILSQNKNLNLIACDRDNEAINFSLKKLEPFGSRVKIYKSNFSELTSKLSQEEILNVRGILADIGVSSLQIDKDDRGFSLGSSTLDMRMDKERNFSAYDVVNGYSFDELVRIFRDYGELKNAVGITNKIINARNLGKITSAKELANLIGTAQIKGRGVSPAILAFQAIRIEVNGELDELTNLLDSIEKCGFKDCLVAIITFHSLEDRIVKERFKKWANSCICLPGVYRCECGNNHELGEILTKKPLTASQNELKVNSRSKSAKLRVFKIKG
- a CDS encoding class II aldolase and adducin N-terminal domain-containing protein encodes the protein MELEHSINEIKTISLSMFRKNFFGVFHGSISARVEKNQFIINKQNAIFDNLKDDDLTLLLSKKDYRWNEASLDADIHLNIYKNINEARFVCYAMPPYATAYAMKHEKIVPKDYFGYMRFNEILVYDPKQYDDWYERAETEIYRYMVEKNTNIIIVKGYGIYAYSRSPQLLAKEIALLENSCKLLHLTSGYSDYSI
- a CDS encoding peptidase M50, whose protein sequence is MLLNTYAPPFKLVGGYFIAGILFLALSVPAFFYADFDAISSLNTAGFLHIFFVGFVMSIIIGALYQLTSVILEKPFFTAKGAILNLVIFCLSLLGMCYGMLFAEAKILQISGVLLFCSLAFFATTYALSFMDNEKKSFAAFALFVSAIFLLIGITLGFCLLMILSGTLMLDFEMTLKFHVYFVLGFVFLVILGAASVLLPMFALAHDLKFTLSKASLACYVLGGILLAFNENLSILSICVAALLFIVQALYILKKRVRKAYDYWNVNIVLSLVALLGAAVFIALDKLNLAAYFLIYGFLFAFIVAHLYKIAPFLIWYHYVAPFVGKVKVPLLDAMILKKIAYFGIAFNTISLLCYILSTCFELEILVQAGMIFIALSIVLLSINIINIFRFTGFKG
- the ftsA gene encoding cell division protein FtsA; translation: MSTKILGIDIGSFQICAVIAQHDENGIKIIGIGTEKTQGIRKGVITNIEQAAKSIKNALIEAQRVAGTRYEKVIVSISGAYTKSVDSSGVVNIPNHEIGIKEIERAMQMADHTADIPHEYEKLHVLPYNFKVDGQEHIEDPIGMNGSRLEVQTHIVTVQKSSISNLRKAVNLAGVQLDNIVLSGYASAIATLTKDEKELGAALVDMGGATCNLVVHSGNSIRYNEFLPVGSANITNDLSMALHTPLPKAEEIKLGYGTLINKSVDLIELPILGDETKSHEVSLDIISNVIYARAEETLMVLAKMLEDSGYKDSIGAGIILTGGMTKLEGIRDLASAIFDKMPVRIAKPKEMDGLFEILRDPANSCAIGLCLYGAGNFSPYEIDSEKKMRYQGEIASKPKANFRNVFVEEENVQNFRQEVQDPNEKEDSFSDKDFELEIADKSKNKEELANIADISKQEKKPNAFAKFWYSITQLF
- a CDS encoding D-amino acid aminotransferase is translated as MADQALQTVFLNGEFLQKDEAKVSAFDRGFIFGDGIYEVVPVINSKMVDKDGFWSRFERSLNEIDISLPYEKEKFEAILNEIIAKNALKEGGIYMQVTRGVAFRNFYFIENLTPSVFIFCYESEILNNPAAKTGIKVVSVEDIRWKRRDIKSISLLAQCYAKNEAHKKGADEGFMVENGFVTEGCSSSAFIIKDKTLITKPLSNEILPGIRRMRLLKIAKDIGLKIEERKFSMDEVYSADEVFISAATLILLPVVYADGKAINGAKVGEISSKLREIYAGELLKEAGL
- the ftsZ gene encoding cell division protein FtsZ, with the protein product MSSFTVEENKSIYGAKIKVVGVGGGGGNMVNHIIRVNPNLNIDLIVANTDAKALENSLAHTKIQLGEKTTKGLGAGMRPEIGKAAAEESYDEVKSALETSDIVFIGTGLGGGTGTGAAPVVAQAAKDIGALTVAVVTMPFMFEGKKRRKLADCGLEELRKESDSIVVIPNDKLLTLIDKNAGIKESFEMVDEVLARAVNGMSTIVLDSGKSDINLDFADVRTIMSHRGLALMGVGEASGEDAAQEAIKNAIQSPLLDNMTINGAFGILVHFRISPSCPLADINNAMSIIHEAADEDAEIIFGTTTDDKIEDNKVEVTIIATGFQSSQKEAEKKDEAQTSNASDIIKKERILRLKKVSGGYDEDYMSQLDVPSFMRHQMD